In one Serinus canaria isolate serCan28SL12 chromosome 2, serCan2020, whole genome shotgun sequence genomic region, the following are encoded:
- the LOC103815836 gene encoding protein-glutamine gamma-glutamyltransferase 5-like yields the protein MEVIELGEVDLNCPSNCQIHNTHFFGTDRQIIRRGQAFSLYARFQNREWDDSVDQAAFTVETGLRPCESNETKCTFPMGRCLDQTCWSASYKVHQPKCISISVFPPSNVCIGRYILNMQITSCGHTYQRCLGDFYVLFNPWCADDPVYLDSQAHREEYVLNEHGILYEGVHKHITSRPWHFGQFEDGILDICLKILDMGASYHHGSDRDHCWRNDPVHVSMVVNHMISSHTTNSIMKIPENNDYLKGTKPFSWNGSVPILQQWYSGRCRPVRYGYCGSLASVMCTVMRCLGIPSRVVTSFCFPCSIENPLGINEIFDSTGKNLCGKDKLWRYHCWNESWMARRDINQCCGDWQCLDPTPLETGRGSACSGPTWVRSIREGELDLDYDGHHMFSRVNSNYVGWLSQNNAKRTKFFCDTWPCGQRLITKSVGSEQFEDITGAYKYELGSVKNKEAYYRAYRRIHPGYCNASNCHIDRELSSLKNPFLSDSGINMRLKMANCPMYGEDVQLNWLLENLRNESKTLKFNLCAQIITYSGCPMDQFWKDSVNVTLGPREVKKIPVCISYNQYGPYLCDHNIMKVVAVSDPECGEILMVSRDIVVNRPPVIVKLLSQPRLKVPCTAEISFCNPLQEDMKNCVMTLEGCGLFKEPMTIDLGTLASNQQARTIVEFTPYRLGCHRLLANLGCHKFAYCKGCAKAEVCCSAGQNGVLPISQNGSLPVCENGSVPMNGSGGAATAVPVADPAFNSMCEYICIPVCNPNCSAGGQPVYDFVYLPAGHPLCNSICNQGFNPSINPGFEMGGDPGFRVICETVPPATCAPMAPSMYSSMPAPASNPVCTPMPHVVFETGPAPTHPSGGGGGPMSYSVSVPTNNAVSALLTHFMGGPSPNGAPQAVPMSAPPSYSMCSPVLHTIGNPMQPATPLSVPGASISHVVCSSTPSPSTQPQCGPVPTVSSQPLNAAVAHGMCSPVASPVPRAADRSSTPTVLQVGSASASHSLCSPAPQRPVGPPASHSLCSPAPRPVGPPAAHSLCSPTSASLVALGARPASSPAAQALDSSASACLPCSPSPRPTAGPTARSLCAPTSRSISQLVGTSGSRSLCGSQWGPSYESTTRFGSTWAPTSRSLWSPEGRLGYSSTRATYGTLTRPPYSSLNRSSYTLSRSGYATLPRSTSPSAYATLTRSGSCPSGSTLALAGSRRPWSPTRSTLTYFKRRYL from the exons atggaag TTATTGAGCTGGGAGAAGTTGACTTGAACTGTCCTTCCAACTGTCAAATACATAATACCCATTTCTTCGGAACTGACAGACAGATAATAAGGAGAGGGCAAGCCTTTAGCTTATATGCTCGCTTCCAAAATCGAGAATGGGATGACTCCGTGGACCAGGCTGCTTTCACCGTGGAGACAG gCCTCAGACCCTGTGAATCAAATGAGACAAAATGCACCTTCCCAATGGGCAGATGTCTGGATCAAACCTGCTGGAGTGCTTCCTACAAAGTTCATCAGCCAAAATGCATCAGTATCAGCGTGTTTCCTCCTTCCAATGTCTGCATTGGCCGTTATATTCTCAATATGCAAATCACATCTTGTGGTCACACATATCAGAGGTGTCTTGGAGATTTTTATGTCCTTTTTAACCCATGGTGTGCAG ATGACCCTGTATATTTGGACAGTCAGGCCCATAGAGAAGAGTATGTTCTGAATGAACATGGAATACTGTATGAAGGAGTCCACAAGCACATAACCTCTCGACCATGGCACTTTGGACAG TTTGAAGATGGGATTCTGGATATCTGCTTGAAGATCTTAGATATGGGTGCGAGTTACCATCACGGCTCTGATCGTGACCACTGCTGGCGCAATGACCCCGTGCATGTCAGCATGGTGGTGAATCACATG aTAAGCAGCCATACCACTAACAGTATCATGAAGATTCCAGAAAACAATGATTACCTGAAAGGAACAAAGCCATTTTCCTGGAATGGAAGTGTCCCTATTCTACAGCAGTGGTACAGTGGTAGATGCAGGCCGGTCAGATATGGGTACTGTGGATCTCTTGCTTCAGTAATGTGCACAG tgaTGAGGTGTTTGGGAATTCCAAGCCGTGTTGTCACAagcttctgttttccttgttcAATTGAGAATCCACTTGGTATCAATGAGATTTTTGACTCTACTGGTAAAAACCTGTGTGGCAAAGACAAACTATg GCGATACCACTGCTGGAATGAATCTTGGATGGCTCGCAGAGATATAAATCAGTGCTGTGGCGACTGGCAGTGTCTGGATCCAACACCTCTGGAAACAGGCAGAG GTTCAGCTTGCAGCGGTCCTACATGGGTTCGAAGCATCAGGGAAGGGGAACTGGACTTGGATTATGATGGTCATCATATGTTTTCTCGAGTAAATTCAAACTATGTTGGCTGGCTTTCCCAAAACAATgccaaaagaacaaaatttttctGTGACACATGGCCATGTGGACAACGTCTAATCACCAAGAGTGTTGGCAGTGAGCAATTTGAAGATATCACTGGAGCTTACAAGTATGAACTAG GTtctgtgaaaaacaaagaagcCTATTACCGGGCTTACAGAAGGATTCACCCAGGGTATTGCAACGCTTCCAACTGTCATATCGACAGAGAGTTATCGTCTCTGAAAAACCCATTTCTGAGTGACTCTGGAATTAACATGAGGTTAAAGATGGCCAACTGTCCAATGTATGGTGAAGATGTGCAACTGAACTGGCTGCTTGAAAATTTGCGTAATGAGAGCAAAACCCTGAAGTTTAATTTGTGCGCACAAATTATAACCTACAGCGGTTGCCCAATGGATCAGTTTTGGAAAGACAGTGTGAATGTCACATTGGGTCCAAGGGAAG tgaaaaaaattccGGTGTGTATATCATACAATCAATATGGACCTTATCTCTGTGATCACAACATTATGAAAGTGGTTGCTGTCTCAGACCCAGAATGTGGAGAAATTCTGATGGTGAGCAGGGATATTGTGGTCAACAGACCCCCTGTTATTGTAAAG CTACTGAGCCAGCCCAGACTAAAAGTACCATGTACTGCAGAGATCTCCTTCTGTAATCCTCTCCAGGAAGATATGAAGAATTGTGTAATGACATTAGAAGGCTGTGGTTTATTCAAAGAGCCAATGACCATTGA TTTGGGAACACTGGCATCCAATCAACAGGCACGGACCATCGTGGAGTTTACACCTTACAGGCTTGGCTGCCACCGGCTCCTGGCCAACCTTGGGTGCCACAAGTTTGCCTACTGCAAGGGATGTGCCAAAGCTGAAGTGTGCTGCTCGGCAGGCCAGAATGGTGTCCTGCCCATCAGCCAGAATGGCTCACTCCCAGTGTGTGAGAATGGCTCCGTCCCCATGAACGGCTCTGGGGGAGCCGCAACGGCTGTCCCTGTGGCAGACCCTGCCTTCAACTCCATGTGTGAATATATATGTATCCCAGTGTGTAACCCAAACTGCAGCGCAGGGGGACAGCCTGTATACGATTTTGTGTACCTCCCTGCAGGCCATCCCTTATGCAACTCCATCTGCAACCAAGGCTTCAATCCAAGCATCAATCCCGGTTTTGAGATGGGAGGCGATCCTGGCTTCCGTGTCATATGCGAGACTGTACCTCCTGCTACATGTGCTCCAATGGCTCCATCCATGTACAGCTCCATGCCAGCCCCAGCATCCAACCCTGTTTGCACCCCCATGCCTCATGTGGTTTTTGAGACAGGTCCTGCTCCCACACACCCCTCTGGAGGTGGAGGGGGGCCGATGTCCTAttctgtctctgtccccacGAATAATGCGGTGAGTGCGCTGCTGACCCACTTCATGGGTGGCCCCAGTCCCAATGGGGCACCCCAGGCAGTCCCTATGTCTGCTCCGCCATCCTACTCCATGTGCTCTCCGGTACTCCACACCATTGGTAATCCCATGCAACCTGCAACTCCCCTTTCAGTGCCTGGTGCCTCCATCTCACACGTCGTTTGCAGCTCCACACCCTCTCCCAGCACCCAGCCTCAGTGCGGCCCGGTGCCCACCGTGTCCTCCCAGCCCCTGAATGCCGCCGTAGCTCACGGCATGTGCTCCCCCGTGGCCTCCCCAGTGCCCCGTGCTGCCGACCGTAGCAGCACCcccacagtgctgcaggtgGGCAGTGCCTCTGCATCCCACTCGCTGTGCTCCCCAGCGCCACAGCGGCCCGTGGGACCGCCGGCATCCCACTCgctgtgctccccagccccccGCCCCGTCGGGCCCCCCGCGGCCCACTCCCTGTGCTCGCCCACCTCCGCCTcgctggtggccctgggggcccgccctgccagctctcctgccGCTCAGGCCTTGGACTCCTCGGCTTCTGCCTGCCTGCCGTGCTCCCCGTCGCCGCGCCCCACGGCAGGTCCCACAGCCCgctccctctgtgcccccaCCTCTCGCTCTATCTCCCAGCTTGTCGGCACCTCTGGCTCTCGCTCACTGTGTGGTTCTCAGTGGGGCCCTTCCTATGAGAGCACCACTCGCTTTGGCTCCACGTGGGCTCCCACCTCCCGGTCACTGTGGAGCCCCGAGGGGCGCTTGGGCTATTCCTCGACCCGTGCCACCTACGGCACACTTACACGCCCCCCCTACAGCTCCTTGAACCGCTCCTCCTATACCTTGTCCCGCTCTGGCTACGCTACCCTACCCCGCTCCACCTCCCCCTCTGCCTATGCCACCCTGACTCGCTCCGGCTCCTGCCCCTCCGGCAGTaccctggctctggcagggtcCCGCAGGCCCTGGAGTCCCACAAGGAGCACTCTCACCTATTTCAAACGCAGATATCTGTAA